One segment of Sphaerodactylus townsendi isolate TG3544 linkage group LG17, MPM_Stown_v2.3, whole genome shotgun sequence DNA contains the following:
- the BBS4 gene encoding Bardet-Biedl syndrome 4 protein, translating to MAEVKARPIAPFPATSDLPKPRSGKGPELPILEKRNWLIHLHYIRKDYDACKIAIKEQLQESHGMCEYAVYVQALIFRLEGKIQESLELFQTCAILSPQSTDNLKQVARSLFLLGKHKAAIEVYSDAAELNKKDWEIFHNLGVCYMYLRHFNKAKDQLNAALELSRHDLTYVTLGKIHLLEGNTEKAVEVYKKAVEFSPENTELLTTLGLLYLQLGIFQKAFEHLGNALMYDPSNYKAILAAGSMMQMHGDFDVALTKYRVVACAAPESPPLWNNIGMCFFGKKKYVAVGISCTLPSPLHSPLVNLNYAILLYNQGEKKQAALQYQELEGKVTMLKRQPSLILHNQMVDVAQKLGTALQLGESSVWAKPAKDSKSKQRGASASKPPGTQPLGSNQTLGKAMSSAAGYGKTIQFLPGAGISAQQAKPPSLPLEPDLDSEPGPEEAEMPERRLKSQPAGQEEGSGGDA from the exons ATTGCACCCTTCCCAGCGACCTCAGACCTTCCAAAACCTCGCTCAGGAAAAG GGCCCGAACTGCCCATTCTGGAGAAGAGGAACTGGCTGATACACCTGCACTACATCCGCAAAGACTATGATGCATGTAAG ATTGCTATAAAAGAGCAACTTCAGGAGAGCCATGGGATGTGTGAATATGCGGTTTACGTTCAGG CTTTGATATTTCGCTTGGAAGGGAAGATCCAAGAGTCTCTTGAGCTGTTCCAAACTTGTGCTATCCTCAGTCCTCAGAGCACAGACAACCTCAAGCAGGTGGCTCGGTCATT GTTTCTCCTGGGGAAGCACAAAGCGGCCATCGAAGTATACAGCGACGCAGCCGAACTCAACAAAAAGGACTGG GAGATCTTCCACAACTTGGGCGTCTGCTACATGTATCTGAGGCATTTCAACAAG GCGAAAGATCAGCTGAATGCCGCCCTGGAGTTGAGCCGGCACGACCTGACGTACGTGACCCTGGGGAAAATCCACCTGCTGGAGGGAAACACGGAGAAGGCCGTTGAAGTCTATAAGAAGGCAGTGGA ATTCTCTCCCGAAAACACAGAACTCCTGACGACCCTGGGCTTGCTTTACCTGCAG CTTGGCATTTTTCAGAAGGCCTTTGAGCACCTCGGGAATGCGCTCATGTACGATCCGAGCAACTATAAG GCAATTTTGGCAGCCGGCAGCATGATGCAGATGCACGGAGACTTTGACGTGGCCCTCACCAAGTACCGCGTGGTCGCGTGTGCCGCTCCTGAAAGCCCCCCGCTCTGGAACAACATTGGAATGTGCTTCTTTGGCAAGAAGAAATATGTAGCGGTGGGTATCAGTTGCACGCTTCCTTCCCccct GCACAGCCCCCTGGTCAACCTGAATTACGCCATCCTGCTGTACAACCAGGGAGAGAAGAAACAGGCTGCCCTCCAGTACCAGGAGCTGGAAGGCAAAGTCACCATGTTAAAGAGGCAGCCTT cccttattTTGCACAACCAGATGGTGGACGTAGCCCAGAAGCTGGGCACCGCGTTACAGCTGGGAGAGAGCTCGGTTTGGGCCAAGCCTGCCAAAGACTCCAAGTCAAAGCAGCGAGGGGCTTCGGCCAGCAAGCCTCCCGGGACGCAGCCCTTGGGCTCCAACCAAACCCTTGGAAAAGCCATGTCTTCGGCTGCTGGGTATGGGAAGACGATTCAGTTTCTACCAG GTGCTGGGATTTCGGCTCAGCAGgcaaagcccccctccctcccgctgGAGCCTGATCTCGACTCGGAGCCTGgtccagaggaggcagagatgccggAGCGGAGGCTCAAAAGCCAGCCGGCCGGACAAGAAGAGGGATCCGGAGGGGACGCCTGA